The Pygocentrus nattereri isolate fPygNat1 chromosome 1, fPygNat1.pri, whole genome shotgun sequence genome window below encodes:
- the pgm3 gene encoding phosphoacetylglucosamine mutase isoform X1: MDQLEKASQKSMLHPKPKGLMLQYGTAGFRTTAKHLDHVMFRMGLLATLRSRKTKSTIGVMVTASHNPEEDNGLKLIDPMGEMVTPSWEGYATQLANAEQEVLCSALKDIIEKETINMSETASVFVGRDTRPSSQRLSQAVLDGVSCLGGQIQDYGLVTTPQLHYMVRCRNTHGCYGTDTLQGYYQKLSQAFIELTKNARNHTDDQKRLLVDGANGIGALKVRELEACLQSELQMVLFNDGSNGKLNYLCGADYVKVQQKPPQGINMGAGERCCSFDGDADRIVYYYNDSDGSFHLLDGDKIATLISTYLKELLTQAGLNLQIAVVQTAYANGSSTQYLEDIMKVTVSCTKTGVKHLHHAAQKFDIGVYFEANGHGTALFSEKAEKEIQQLVKDPNVSDEKKHAAKLLENTINLINQATGDAISDMLVIEAVLAIRGMTVQEWDSIYTDLPNRQLTVKVADRRMIDTADAERRAVTPAGLQDSIDALVKKYTKARAFVRPSGTEDLVRVYAEAETQESADVLAHEVSLAVYHMAGGVGEKPKPLK, from the exons ATGGACCAGCTTGAGAAGGCCTCCCAGAAATCCATGCTCCATCCCAAACCAAAAGGGCTAATGTTGCAGTATGGCACAGCAGGGTTCCGCACTACAGCGAAACACTTGGACCACGTGATGTTCCGCATGGGCCTGTTGGCCACACTGAGGTCCAGAAAGACCAAGTCCACCATAGGAGTCATGGTcactgcttctcacaatccagaG GAAGATAATGGACTGAAACTGATTGATCCTATGGGGGAGATGGTGACCCCATCCTGGGAAGGCTATGCCACACAGCTAGCCAATGCAGAGCAGGAGGTTTTGTGCTCTGCTTTGAAGGACATTATTGAGAAAGAAACCATCAACATGAGTGAGACAGCAAGTGTCTTTGTAGGCAGAGATACCAG GCCAAGTAGTCAGAGATTATCACAGGCTGTTTTGGATGGGGTTTCCTGTTTAGGAGGGCAGATTCAAG ACTATGGTCTTGTGACCACACCTCAGCTGCATTATATGGTCCGCTGTCGTAACACCcatggttgctatggtaccgACACATTACAAGGCTACTATCAGAAACTCTCCCAGGCATTTATTGAACTCACTAAGAAT GCCCGGAATCACACTGACGATCAGAAGCGGCTGCTGGTGGATGGGGCCAATGGGATTGGTGCACTGAAGGTGAGAGAACTGGAGGCATGTCTCCAGTCTGAACTGCAGATGGTGCTCTTTAATGATGGCAGCAACGGCAAACTGAACTACCTGTGTGGAGCTGACTACGTGAAAGTACAGCAGAAACCTCCACAAG gaATCAATATGGGGGCAGGTGAGCGTTGCTGCTCATTTGATGGTGATGCTGATCGTATTGTTTACTATTACAACGACTCAGACGGAAGCTTCCATCTATTGGATGGAGACAAAATTGCTACTCTCATTAGCACATATCTCAAAGAGCTTCTGACTCAG GCGGGGCTTAACCTACAGATTGCTGTTGTACAAACAGCATATGCTAATGGAAGCTCCACACAATACTTGGAAGATATAATGAAG GTCACCGTGAGCTGTACGAAGACAGGAGTGAAGCATCTTCACCACGCAGCTCAGAAATTTGATATCGGAGTTTACTTTGAAGCCAACGGTCATGGAACG GCTCTGTTCAGTGAAAAAGCAGAGAAGGAAATTCAGCAGCTAGTCAAAGACCCAAATGTGAGTGATGAAAAGAAACATGCAGCAAAGCTTCTGGAGAACACAATCAACCTCATCAACCAG GCTACTGGTGATGCTATTTCAGATATGCTGGTTATTGAAGCTGTGTTGGCCATCAGAGGGATGACTGTTCAGGAATGGGACAGCATTTACACAGATCTGCCAAACCGGCAGCTCACAGTCAAG GTGGCAGACAGACGTATGATAGACACAGCAGATGCAGAGCGTCGTGCAGTAACGCCAGCAGGTCTACAAGATTCCATAGATGCTCTGGTTAAAAAGTACACGAAAGCTCGAGCTTTTGTCAGACCCTCAGGCACCGAGGACCTGGTCAGAGTGTACGCTGAAGCTGAAACACAG GAGAGTGCAGATGTCTTGGCACATGAAGTAAGTCTGGCTGTATACCACATGGCTGGAGGAGTTGGAGAGAAGCCAAAGCCCTTAAAGTGA
- the pgm3 gene encoding phosphoacetylglucosamine mutase isoform X2, producing the protein MDQLEKASQKSMLHPKPKGLMLQYGTAGFRTTAKHLDHVMFRMGLLATLRSRKTKSTIGVMVTASHNPEEDNGLKLIDPMGEMVTPSWEGYATQLANAEQEVLCSALKDIIEKETINMSETASVFVGRDTRPSSQRLSQAVLDGVSCLGGQIQDYGLVTTPQLHYMVRCRNTHGCYGTDTLQGYYQKLSQAFIELTKNARNHTDDQKRLLVDGANGIGALKVRELEACLQSELQMVLFNDGSNGKLNYLCGADYVKVQQKPPQGERCCSFDGDADRIVYYYNDSDGSFHLLDGDKIATLISTYLKELLTQAGLNLQIAVVQTAYANGSSTQYLEDIMKVTVSCTKTGVKHLHHAAQKFDIGVYFEANGHGTALFSEKAEKEIQQLVKDPNVSDEKKHAAKLLENTINLINQATGDAISDMLVIEAVLAIRGMTVQEWDSIYTDLPNRQLTVKVADRRMIDTADAERRAVTPAGLQDSIDALVKKYTKARAFVRPSGTEDLVRVYAEAETQESADVLAHEVSLAVYHMAGGVGEKPKPLK; encoded by the exons ATGGACCAGCTTGAGAAGGCCTCCCAGAAATCCATGCTCCATCCCAAACCAAAAGGGCTAATGTTGCAGTATGGCACAGCAGGGTTCCGCACTACAGCGAAACACTTGGACCACGTGATGTTCCGCATGGGCCTGTTGGCCACACTGAGGTCCAGAAAGACCAAGTCCACCATAGGAGTCATGGTcactgcttctcacaatccagaG GAAGATAATGGACTGAAACTGATTGATCCTATGGGGGAGATGGTGACCCCATCCTGGGAAGGCTATGCCACACAGCTAGCCAATGCAGAGCAGGAGGTTTTGTGCTCTGCTTTGAAGGACATTATTGAGAAAGAAACCATCAACATGAGTGAGACAGCAAGTGTCTTTGTAGGCAGAGATACCAG GCCAAGTAGTCAGAGATTATCACAGGCTGTTTTGGATGGGGTTTCCTGTTTAGGAGGGCAGATTCAAG ACTATGGTCTTGTGACCACACCTCAGCTGCATTATATGGTCCGCTGTCGTAACACCcatggttgctatggtaccgACACATTACAAGGCTACTATCAGAAACTCTCCCAGGCATTTATTGAACTCACTAAGAAT GCCCGGAATCACACTGACGATCAGAAGCGGCTGCTGGTGGATGGGGCCAATGGGATTGGTGCACTGAAGGTGAGAGAACTGGAGGCATGTCTCCAGTCTGAACTGCAGATGGTGCTCTTTAATGATGGCAGCAACGGCAAACTGAACTACCTGTGTGGAGCTGACTACGTGAAAGTACAGCAGAAACCTCCACAAG GTGAGCGTTGCTGCTCATTTGATGGTGATGCTGATCGTATTGTTTACTATTACAACGACTCAGACGGAAGCTTCCATCTATTGGATGGAGACAAAATTGCTACTCTCATTAGCACATATCTCAAAGAGCTTCTGACTCAG GCGGGGCTTAACCTACAGATTGCTGTTGTACAAACAGCATATGCTAATGGAAGCTCCACACAATACTTGGAAGATATAATGAAG GTCACCGTGAGCTGTACGAAGACAGGAGTGAAGCATCTTCACCACGCAGCTCAGAAATTTGATATCGGAGTTTACTTTGAAGCCAACGGTCATGGAACG GCTCTGTTCAGTGAAAAAGCAGAGAAGGAAATTCAGCAGCTAGTCAAAGACCCAAATGTGAGTGATGAAAAGAAACATGCAGCAAAGCTTCTGGAGAACACAATCAACCTCATCAACCAG GCTACTGGTGATGCTATTTCAGATATGCTGGTTATTGAAGCTGTGTTGGCCATCAGAGGGATGACTGTTCAGGAATGGGACAGCATTTACACAGATCTGCCAAACCGGCAGCTCACAGTCAAG GTGGCAGACAGACGTATGATAGACACAGCAGATGCAGAGCGTCGTGCAGTAACGCCAGCAGGTCTACAAGATTCCATAGATGCTCTGGTTAAAAAGTACACGAAAGCTCGAGCTTTTGTCAGACCCTCAGGCACCGAGGACCTGGTCAGAGTGTACGCTGAAGCTGAAACACAG GAGAGTGCAGATGTCTTGGCACATGAAGTAAGTCTGGCTGTATACCACATGGCTGGAGGAGTTGGAGAGAAGCCAAAGCCCTTAAAGTGA
- the ngs gene encoding notochord granular surface encodes MSRSPERMSSYRRHFEGALASSSSCHIRVSSPSPVRRETRRSASYGRARTSRRALSGTRIASVSMGTLCVGMGHGGALDLEAAAAANQAFLSTRNIERQEMISLNDRLAVYIEKVRSLEQQNKMLETEIDALKSRFVKPSGLRMMYEDQLRELRRVADQMKVQRDLAIAAKEAMAGQLEMVKAKYDEALEARKKAELELESFKPDVDAATAARIALEKQLENLEVEMEFLQRIHKQEIEELMAQIYGTVAKVDVSFTLPDLASALKQIQSQYDSIAAQNLQEMDAWYKSKFQDLNLASTRHAESVRGLREEINGLKKEIQNKQRELNALKTRNEALQAQIREAQERHRKEEDDLQARMEALKLDMKIVKEKIALLLREYQDLLNVKMALEIEITTYRKLIEGEDSRLTAMVRGLSLMSSSTFVSTGLVSASGVGLSGALGGVTNGAAGGAVSGTATALSKVASSSTGRQGTMEEFTHEQAVEVTERKTVLIRTVKTEENNVQSDTQERTITISGAADETEE; translated from the exons ATGAGCAGAAGTCCAGAGAGAATGTCTTCCTACCGGCGCCACTTCGAGGGCGCGCtggcctcctcctcctcctgccacATCCGGGTGTCCAGCCCGTCTCCAGTGCGCCGCGAGACTCGCCGCTCCGCGAGCTACGGCCGCGCGCGCACGAGTCGCCGGGCGCTGTCGGGCACGCGCATTGCCAG TGTGAGTATGGGTACTCTGTGTGTTGGTATGGGTCATGGAGGAGCACTGGACCTGGAAGCCGCCGCCGCTGCTAACCAGGCCTTCCTGAGCACACGCAACATCGAGAGACAGGAGATGATCTCCCTCAATGATCGGCTTGCTGTGTACATTGAGAAG GTTCGCTCTCTGGAGCAGCAGAACAAAATGCTGGAGACAGAGATCGATGCTCTGAAGAGTCGCTTTGTGAAGCCATCAGGTCTGCGCATGATGTATGAGGACCAGTTGCGAGAGCTGAGGAGGGTTGCTGATCAGATGAAGGTCCAGAGG GACCTAGCCATTGCTGCGAAGGAGGCCATGGCAGGGCAGTTGGAGATGGTAAAGGCCAAGTACGATGAGGCCCTGGAAGCCAGGAAGAAAGCTGAGCTGGAGCTTGAATCTTTCAAGCCG GATGTTGATGCAGCCACTGCTGCCCGTATTGCTCTGGAGAAGCAACTAGAGAACCTAGAAGTGGAGATGGAGTTCCTTCAGCGGATTCACAAACAG GAAATCGAAGAGTTGATGGCTCAGATTTATGGAACAGTGGCTAAGGTCgatgtgtccttcactctgccTGACCTGGCCTCTGCCCTCAAGCAGATCCAGTCCCAGTATGACAGCATTGCTGCACAAAACTTACAG GAAATGGACGCCTGGTATAAGTCAAAATTTCAAGACCTAAATTTAGCGTCAACACGGCATGCAGAATCCGTTCGAGGCCTCAGAGAGGAAATCAATGGCTTGAAGAAAGAA ATTCAGAATAAGCAGCGAGAACTGAATGCTCTCAAGACCAGGAATGAAGCTTTGCAGGCACAGATTCGTGAGGCTCAGGAGAGACATAGGAAGGAGGAAGACGACTTACAG GCCCGCATGGAGGCTCTGAAGCTGGACATGAAGATAGTGAAAGAGAAGATAGCTCTGCTGCTGAGAGAGTACCAGGACCTCCTCAATGTAAAGATGGCTCTTGAGATTGAAATCACTACATACAG GAAGCTGATTGAGGGTGAGGATAGCCGCCTGACAGCCATGGTGCGTGGCTTGTCTCTGATGAGCAGCAGCACGTTTGTCAGCACTGGACTTGTCAGTGCCTCCGGAGTTGGTCTCAGTGGAGCTCTGGGTGGGGTGACCAATGGAGCAGCCGGTGGGGCAGTTAGTGGAACGGCCACAGCTTTGTCAAAGGTAGCATCTTCCTCAACTGGCCGCCAGGGGACAATGGAGGAGTTCACCCACGAGCAGGCCGTGGAGGTGACGGAGAGGAAAACTGTCCTTATTAG AACAGTTAAGACAGAGGAGAACAATGTTCAGAGTGACACACAGGAACGCACCATCACCATCTCCGGAGCAGCAGATGAGACAGAGGAGTAG